From Musa acuminata AAA Group cultivar baxijiao chromosome BXJ3-8, Cavendish_Baxijiao_AAA, whole genome shotgun sequence, one genomic window encodes:
- the LOC103993159 gene encoding helicase swr-1 isoform X2 encodes MGCFLACFGGSKNRKRRRSPRKSLPLERERCRPPRPNVSTKQITPKSLTPDLSPLNPAVEDNTLPELKENLAQGSLSRTRKKVTFNLNVQTYEEVSGDEDSKCLLEDDDERPEAVDEDGKPHEGQDEFSPKLGAFPLNHRYQNCEISDDDGSDCGGDEEEDYSDSDFDEEEDDEVGTEEKEEESYDSFFSLAIDEEPQRLQEVRSPEPKCPSSPGRQPILLAGGGNKRDRSQYVHPVLNPVQNLTQWKEVKVHSARAKNAKVENAGTEKENQMMFCSEAMNNKAKKPQGSIELDRTPNCSTKREISVDASLSNWLLSSENSTVEGPEASNSPRSNSAFSREDRPILGALTVEDLKQASVTSSPRRSPSRSTDEKPILGTVGRYWNSKNQGDDSASSHQPSSGHNGSPNTTIKYREDKPVNWNSTPFEVMLERALETGTA; translated from the exons ATGGGGTGCTTTCTTGCCTGCTTTGGGGGTTCTAAGAATCGAAAGCGCCGCCGATCACCCAGGAAGTCGCTTCCACTTGAACGG GAAAGGTGCAGGCCGCCGCGACCAAACGTCTCGACGAAGCAGATCACGCCGAAGTCCCTCACGCCGGATCTTTCGCCGCTGAATCCTGCAGTGGAAGACAACACTCTTCCGGAGCTGAA AGAGAATCTCGCGCAGGGGAGCTTAAGCCGCACTAGGAAGAAGGTGACGTTCAATCTCAACGTCCAAACTTATGAGGAGGTATCAGGCGATGAAGATTCAAAGTGTTTGttggaagatgatgatgaaagacCCGAAGCGGTAGACGAGGACGGGAAGCCACATGAAGGGCAAGATGAATTCTCTCCCAAGTTGGGTGCTTTCCCCTTAAACCATAGGTACCAGAATTGTGAGATCAGCGATGACGACGGTAGTGATTGCGGAGGAGATGAAGAGGAGGACTACTCGGATAGTGATTTTGACGAGGAAGAGGACGATGAAGTGGGTACCGAAGAGAAGGAGGAAGAGTCGTATGATTCATTCTTCTCTTTGGCAATTGATGAGGAGCCGCAACGGTTGCAGGAAGTTCGTAGCCCCGAACCCAAGTGTCCCTCTTCCCCAGGTAGGCAGCCGATCCTTTTGGCCGGAGGTGGTAACAAGCGCGATAGGAGCCAATATGTGCATCCGGTGCTGAATCCCGTGCAGAATTTAACTCAGTGGAAGGAAGTTAAGGTGCATTCGGCACGGGCGAAGAACGCAAAGGTAGAAAATGCGGGCACAGAGAAAGAGAACCAGATGATGTTCTGTTCAGAGGCAATGAACAACAAGGCTAAGAAGCCCCAAGGATCCATCGAGTTGGATCGCACCCCTAATTGCTCTACCAAACGGGAGATCTCTGTGGATGCCAGCCTTTCGAATTGGCTGTTGTCATCGGAGAATTCGACTGTGGAAGGGCCTGAGGCGAGCAATTCTCCGAGGTCTAACTCAGCATTTAGCCGAGAGGATCGGCCTATCTTAGGTGCTTTAACTGTTGAGGACCTTAAGCAAGCATCGGTTACATCTTCGCCAAGAAGGTCGCCCAGCAGGAGCACAGATGAAAAGCCGATATTGGGTACTGTGGGTAGGTACTGGAACAGTAAGAACCAGGGAGATGATTCAGCTTCTTCTCATCAACCTAGCAGCGGACACAACGGAAGTCCAAACACCACAATCAAGTACAGAGAG GATAAGCCGGTGAACTGGAATTCCACTCCTTTTGAGGTGATGCTGGAAAGAGCTTTAGAAACTGGTACAGCTTGA
- the LOC103993159 gene encoding uncharacterized protein LOC103993159 isoform X1, which yields MGCFLACFGGSKNRKRRRSPRKSLPLERAQERCRPPRPNVSTKQITPKSLTPDLSPLNPAVEDNTLPELKENLAQGSLSRTRKKVTFNLNVQTYEEVSGDEDSKCLLEDDDERPEAVDEDGKPHEGQDEFSPKLGAFPLNHRYQNCEISDDDGSDCGGDEEEDYSDSDFDEEEDDEVGTEEKEEESYDSFFSLAIDEEPQRLQEVRSPEPKCPSSPGRQPILLAGGGNKRDRSQYVHPVLNPVQNLTQWKEVKVHSARAKNAKVENAGTEKENQMMFCSEAMNNKAKKPQGSIELDRTPNCSTKREISVDASLSNWLLSSENSTVEGPEASNSPRSNSAFSREDRPILGALTVEDLKQASVTSSPRRSPSRSTDEKPILGTVGRYWNSKNQGDDSASSHQPSSGHNGSPNTTIKYREDKPVNWNSTPFEVMLERALETGTA from the exons ATGGGGTGCTTTCTTGCCTGCTTTGGGGGTTCTAAGAATCGAAAGCGCCGCCGATCACCCAGGAAGTCGCTTCCACTTGAACGG GCGCAGGAAAGGTGCAGGCCGCCGCGACCAAACGTCTCGACGAAGCAGATCACGCCGAAGTCCCTCACGCCGGATCTTTCGCCGCTGAATCCTGCAGTGGAAGACAACACTCTTCCGGAGCTGAA AGAGAATCTCGCGCAGGGGAGCTTAAGCCGCACTAGGAAGAAGGTGACGTTCAATCTCAACGTCCAAACTTATGAGGAGGTATCAGGCGATGAAGATTCAAAGTGTTTGttggaagatgatgatgaaagacCCGAAGCGGTAGACGAGGACGGGAAGCCACATGAAGGGCAAGATGAATTCTCTCCCAAGTTGGGTGCTTTCCCCTTAAACCATAGGTACCAGAATTGTGAGATCAGCGATGACGACGGTAGTGATTGCGGAGGAGATGAAGAGGAGGACTACTCGGATAGTGATTTTGACGAGGAAGAGGACGATGAAGTGGGTACCGAAGAGAAGGAGGAAGAGTCGTATGATTCATTCTTCTCTTTGGCAATTGATGAGGAGCCGCAACGGTTGCAGGAAGTTCGTAGCCCCGAACCCAAGTGTCCCTCTTCCCCAGGTAGGCAGCCGATCCTTTTGGCCGGAGGTGGTAACAAGCGCGATAGGAGCCAATATGTGCATCCGGTGCTGAATCCCGTGCAGAATTTAACTCAGTGGAAGGAAGTTAAGGTGCATTCGGCACGGGCGAAGAACGCAAAGGTAGAAAATGCGGGCACAGAGAAAGAGAACCAGATGATGTTCTGTTCAGAGGCAATGAACAACAAGGCTAAGAAGCCCCAAGGATCCATCGAGTTGGATCGCACCCCTAATTGCTCTACCAAACGGGAGATCTCTGTGGATGCCAGCCTTTCGAATTGGCTGTTGTCATCGGAGAATTCGACTGTGGAAGGGCCTGAGGCGAGCAATTCTCCGAGGTCTAACTCAGCATTTAGCCGAGAGGATCGGCCTATCTTAGGTGCTTTAACTGTTGAGGACCTTAAGCAAGCATCGGTTACATCTTCGCCAAGAAGGTCGCCCAGCAGGAGCACAGATGAAAAGCCGATATTGGGTACTGTGGGTAGGTACTGGAACAGTAAGAACCAGGGAGATGATTCAGCTTCTTCTCATCAACCTAGCAGCGGACACAACGGAAGTCCAAACACCACAATCAAGTACAGAGAG GATAAGCCGGTGAACTGGAATTCCACTCCTTTTGAGGTGATGCTGGAAAGAGCTTTAGAAACTGGTACAGCTTGA